Proteins encoded in a region of the Streptomyces sp. PCS3-D2 genome:
- a CDS encoding Lrp/AsnC family transcriptional regulator: MGIDDLDGRLIVLLAREPRIGVLEASRRLGVARGTVQARLDRLQSGGVIRGFGPQVDPTALGYPVTAFATLEIKQGQGADVRAHLDGVPEVLELHTTTGHGDMLCRLVARSNADLQRVIDRVVGFDGIVRASTAIVMENPVPFRIIPLVEQAAGDDARTR; the protein is encoded by the coding sequence ATGGGCATCGACGATCTCGACGGCCGGCTCATCGTCCTGCTGGCGCGCGAGCCCCGGATCGGGGTGCTGGAGGCCTCGCGCCGGCTGGGCGTGGCCCGCGGGACGGTCCAGGCACGCCTGGACCGGCTCCAGTCCGGCGGGGTCATCCGCGGATTCGGGCCACAGGTCGACCCGACGGCCCTGGGGTACCCGGTGACCGCCTTCGCCACGCTGGAGATCAAGCAGGGCCAGGGAGCCGACGTTCGGGCGCACCTGGACGGGGTCCCGGAGGTGCTGGAGCTGCACACCACCACCGGGCACGGGGACATGCTGTGCCGGCTGGTGGCCCGCTCCAACGCCGATCTCCAGCGGGTGATCGACCGCGTCGTCGGCTTCGACGGGATCGTCCGGGCCTCGACGGCGATCGTGATGGAGAACCCGGTGCCCTTCCGGATCATCCCGCTGGTGGAGCAGGCGGCCGGGGACGACGCCCGGACCCGGTGA